A window of the Brienomyrus brachyistius isolate T26 unplaced genomic scaffold, BBRACH_0.4 scaffold85, whole genome shotgun sequence genome harbors these coding sequences:
- the ppm1lb gene encoding protein phosphatase, Mg2+/Mn2+ dependent, 1Lb, with protein MLEKLSASYDEAGTTCLIALLSDKELTVANVGDSRGVLCDKDGNAIALSHDHKPYQLKERKRIKRAGGFISFNGSWRVQGILAMSRSLGDYPLKNLNVVIPDPDILAFDLDKLQPEFMILASDGLWDAFSNEEAVRFIKERLDEPHFGAKSIVLQSFYRGCPDNITVMVVKFKNSGKAGEQ; from the exons ATGCTGGAGAAGCTCTCGGCCTCCTACGATGAAGCGG GAACCACCTGCCTGATTGCCCTGCTGTCCGACAAGGAGCTGACGGTGGCTAACGTCGGTGACTCCAGGGGTGTCCTGTGTGACAAGGACGGCaacgccatcgctctgtcacatgaccacaagCCGTACCAGCTGAAGGAGCGCAAACGGATTAAGCGGGCAG GGGGCTTCATCAGCTTTAATGGGTCATGGCGGGTCCAGGGCATCCTGGCGATGTCGCGCTCGCTGGGTGACTATCCCCTGAAGAACCTGAACGTGGTCATCCCGGACCCCGACATCCTGGCCTTCGACCTGGACAAGCTGCAGCCTGAGTTCATGATCCTGGCATCCGACGGCCTGTGGGACGCCTTCAGTAACGAGGAGGCGGTGCGATTCATCAAGGAGCGCCTGGATGAGCCACACTTCGGCGCCAAGAGCATCGTCCTGCAGTCCTTCTACAGGGGTTGCCCCGACAACATCACCGTCATGGTTGTCAAGTTCAAGAACAGCGGCAAGGCTGGGGAacagtga